Proteins encoded together in one Triticum dicoccoides isolate Atlit2015 ecotype Zavitan chromosome 7B, WEW_v2.0, whole genome shotgun sequence window:
- the LOC119338347 gene encoding RING-H2 finger protein ATL8-like gives MRAPASLLHRVALAKTGPGEPSSSPMSMKAPENQQTAPVMAVNSDMVLILASLLCALVCVLGLALVSRCTWRRRRSPSSSDHAPPAPKGLKKKAIHALPTVSFAANGASPTPATCSSSECAICLAEFTEGEALRVLPRCGHGFHVACVDAWLRTCATCPSCRAPILATPAQPPATTTVVVVVAANNRCGRCGELAAPTGGGDDTFLP, from the coding sequence ATGCGCGCTCCGGCGAGCCTCCTGCACCGCGTCGCTCTCGCCAAGACTGGTCCGGGCGAGCCATCGTCGTCGCCGATGAGTATGAAGGCTCCTGAGAACCAGCAGACGGCTCCTGTGATGGCAGTGAACTCAGACATGGTGCTCATCCTAGCGTCGTTGCTATGTGCGCTCGTCTGCGTCCTTGGCCTCGCCCTAGTCTCCCGGTGCACATGGCGACGCCGCCGCTCGCCCTCATCCTCCGACCACGCTCCTCCAGCCCCAAAGGGCCTCAAGAAGAAGGCCATCCACGCGCTCCCAACCGTCTCCTTCGCCGCCAACGGGGCTTCTCCGACGCCGGCGACATGCTCGTCGTCAGAGTGTGCGATCTGCCTGGCGGAGTTCACGGAGGGGGAGGCCCTGCGTGTGCTCCCACGGTGCGGCCACGGCTTCCATGTCGCATGCGTCGACGCCTGGCTCCGGACATGTGCCACATGCCCCTCGTGCCGTGCCCCCATCCTTGCCACGCCCGCGCAGCCGCCGGCGACGACAACGGTGGTGGTCGTGGTGGCGGCAAACAATAGGTGCGGGAGGTGCGGCGAGCTGGCGGCGCCGACCGGTGGTGGCGATGACACGTTTTTACCTTAG